The Agrobacterium cucumeris genome has a segment encoding these proteins:
- a CDS encoding TetR/AcrR family transcriptional regulator, protein MEETTKNQPLDPASEKAPAPKRKRATAQVRNPERTRAAILEAARREVAAKGLAGARIDVVARRAGTNKRMIYHYFGDKDALYLAVLEDAYRHIRHTERRLDLTRKPPSEGLRELALFTWHYFLDHPEFLSILATENLNKARYLRQSPTIAAMHSNFISELEEVLRRGSDAGEFRDGLDPIDVYLTIASLGAFYLSNRFTLSTIFQRDLTDPAELERWGQHIVDTLLAAVRPV, encoded by the coding sequence ATGGAAGAAACGACAAAAAACCAGCCACTCGATCCGGCTTCGGAAAAAGCGCCTGCCCCCAAGCGCAAACGCGCTACCGCACAGGTGCGAAACCCTGAAAGAACCCGGGCCGCCATCCTTGAAGCCGCCCGCCGCGAGGTGGCCGCCAAGGGGCTGGCGGGGGCTCGAATCGATGTCGTCGCCCGCCGCGCTGGCACCAACAAGCGGATGATCTACCATTATTTCGGCGATAAGGATGCGCTTTATCTCGCCGTTCTGGAAGATGCCTATCGCCATATTCGCCACACCGAAAGGCGGCTCGACCTTACCCGCAAGCCCCCTTCGGAGGGGTTGCGGGAGCTTGCGCTTTTCACCTGGCATTATTTCCTCGATCACCCCGAATTCCTGAGCATCCTCGCCACCGAAAACCTCAACAAAGCCCGCTATCTCAGGCAATCCCCGACAATTGCCGCCATGCATTCGAATTTCATTTCGGAGCTGGAAGAGGTGCTGCGGCGCGGCAGCGACGCCGGCGAATTCCGCGACGGCCTCGATCCGATCGACGTCTATCTGACCATCGCTTCACTCGGTGCTTTCTATCTGTCGAACCGGTTCACGCTGTCGACGATCTTCCAGCGCGACCTGACCGACCCTGCCGAACTGGAAAGATGGGGCCAGCACATCGTCGACACGCTGCTTGCTGCAGTGCGGCCAGTCTGA
- a CDS encoding Gfo/Idh/MocA family protein, whose amino-acid sequence MKRIGVIMHGITGRMGYNQHLVRSVLAIRDQGGVLLKNGERVMLDPILVGRNGAKIEEIAKKHNVARWTTDIDAALANPDDTLFFDAGTTQMRGSLLEKAIKAGKNVYCEKPISDTMEEALAIARLAESAGIKHGVVQDKLFLPGLRKLAMLRDSGFFGKILSVRGEFGYWVFEGDWQPAQRPSWNYRLKDGGGIILDMLCHWRYVLDNLFGPVKSVSCLGATHIPERFDEQGKAYKADADDAAYATFELEGGAIAHINSSWAVRVRRDDLVTFQVDGTHGSAVAGLTKCFTQHRTNTPKPVWNPDQPQTIDFYKTWQEVPDNVVYDNGFKAQWEMFVRHLVDNDPWPYGLIEGVKGVQLAELGLRSWKERRWLDVPAIS is encoded by the coding sequence ATGAAACGTATCGGCGTCATCATGCACGGCATCACCGGCCGCATGGGTTACAACCAGCATCTCGTTCGCTCCGTTCTCGCTATTCGCGATCAGGGCGGCGTGCTTTTGAAGAACGGCGAAAGGGTCATGCTTGACCCCATTCTGGTCGGCCGCAACGGCGCAAAGATCGAGGAAATCGCGAAAAAGCATAATGTCGCCCGCTGGACGACCGATATCGATGCGGCGCTTGCAAACCCTGACGATACGCTGTTCTTCGATGCCGGCACGACGCAGATGCGCGGCAGCCTGCTGGAGAAAGCCATCAAGGCCGGCAAGAACGTTTATTGCGAAAAGCCGATTTCCGACACGATGGAAGAGGCGCTGGCGATTGCCCGGCTCGCCGAAAGCGCCGGTATCAAGCACGGCGTGGTGCAGGACAAGCTGTTCCTGCCCGGCCTGCGCAAGCTCGCCATGCTGCGCGACAGCGGATTTTTCGGCAAAATCCTCTCGGTGCGCGGTGAGTTCGGCTACTGGGTATTCGAGGGCGACTGGCAGCCGGCGCAGCGCCCGTCATGGAACTACCGCCTGAAGGATGGCGGCGGCATCATTCTCGATATGCTGTGCCACTGGCGGTATGTGCTCGACAATCTGTTCGGCCCGGTAAAATCGGTGAGCTGCCTTGGCGCCACCCATATTCCGGAACGTTTTGATGAGCAGGGCAAAGCCTATAAGGCGGATGCGGACGATGCGGCCTATGCCACTTTCGAGCTGGAAGGCGGCGCCATCGCCCACATCAACTCTTCATGGGCGGTGCGGGTGCGCCGCGACGATCTCGTCACCTTCCAGGTGGATGGCACCCATGGTTCGGCGGTGGCAGGCCTGACCAAATGCTTCACCCAGCACCGCACCAATACACCGAAACCGGTGTGGAACCCCGACCAGCCGCAGACCATCGATTTCTACAAGACCTGGCAGGAAGTGCCCGACAATGTCGTCTATGACAACGGCTTCAAGGCGCAATGGGAAATGTTCGTGCGCCATCTGGTGGACAATGACCCATGGCCCTACGGGCTGATAGAAGGCGTGAAGGGCGTGCAGCTTGCCGAACTGGGGCTGAGATCGTGGAAGGAACGCCGCTGGCTCGACGTTCCCGCTATTTCCTGA